In Ramlibacter sp., the sequence GCCTGCAGGCCATCGAGCATGCGCAGCACCCGCGCCGCCTGCCCGCCCAGCACGGCCTCGGACAGCTTGAACACGTCATAGCGCGCCACATTGAGCACGGCGCTCTCCACCTGGGCCCAGCTCAGTTCGCCCGCGGGGTAGAGCAGCGCGAGTTTCTGGATCTCCTGGTGCGCGGCCAGCAGGTTGCCCTCGACCCGGTCGGCAAAGAACTGCAGGGTGCGCTGACCCTCGTCGCCCGCGGCCACGCGCTGGTCCTGCCGGGACAGGCGCTGGGCAATCCACTGCGGCAGGGCGTTGCGCTCCACCGGCTCCACCTGCAGCGTCACGCCAAAGCTGTCGAGCGCGCCAAACCAGGCGCCGCCCTTGGTCATCTTGTCCAGGCGCGGCAGGATCACCAGCGTGAGCGTGCTGTCATTGCCCTGCGCCGCCTGGGCCAGTTGCTGCAGCGCGGGGCTGCCCTCCTTGCCCGGCTTGCCTGAAGGAATGCGGATTTCGACGATCTGCTTGTCGGCGAACAGGCTCAGCGAGCCTCCGGCCGCGAGCACCTCGCTCCAGTCAAAATGCGCGCCCGCCACGGTATGGACGGTGCGCTCCGTGAAGCCCTGCACGCGCGCCTCGGCGCGGATCGCATCGGCCGCCTCCTGGATCAGCAGGGGCTCGTCGCCATGCAGGGTGTACAGGGACTTGAGGCCCCTTTGCAGGTGCTGGCTGAGTTGGGCGGCGGCAAGCTGCATGGGGCGAGTTTACGAAACCCGGTAGGTCTCCAGGTGAATCGAGGTTTCGGTGCTGCTGATGCCCTTGATCAGCCGGACACGCTCCATGACCTTGGACAGGGCCTGCAGGTTCTCGGCGCGCAGCTCGGCCAGCAGGTCCCAGCGGCCATTGGTGTCATGCAGCGTGGCCACGCCGGGCTCGCCCAGCAGGCTGGCAATGACGGCCCGGCTCTGGTTGCCCTCCACGGCCACCGACATCCAGGCCTTGATCTCTTGGGGCTGGGCATCGGGGCGCAAGCGCACTGTGTAGCCCACGATCACGCCGGCGTTCTCCAGGCGGTGAATGCGGTTGGTCACGGTGCCGCGCGACACCCCCAGCTTGCCCGCCAGCGCCGCCACGCTCAGGCGCGCGTCGCGGCGCAACAAGGACAGCAACTGATGGTCCGTCTCATCCATTTCGCCATTTTAGAGTGGCGAAATGATAATTTTCTGGCTTATTTTGAACAAAACTGTGACTATGAATTGTGCGCCCAGGCCACCAGACTTGATGAGAACCCACTCAACCGGCCCATCTCATGAACAAGCACCTCAGCGTCCTCGCCGCCAGCCCCTTGGCCACCCCCTCGGCGACCTTCTCGGTCGCCGCCCGCCGCGAACCCGCCCGTGCCCCTGTGTTTCTGGACCCTGCGGCCGTGGCCGACATCGTGGCGGCCCGCGGCATCGCGGGCTGCCTTGAAGGGATGGCGCGGCTGATCGAGCAGGACTTCCTGCGCTGGCCCGACTTTGACAAATCGGCCCGCCTGGCTTGCCACTCCGAGCACGGCGTGATCGAACTCATGCCCATCGCCGACGCCACCACCTACACCTTCAAGTACGTCAACGGGCACCCCCGCAACACGGCGCGGGGCCTGTCCACCGTGATGGCGTTTGGCGTGCTGGCCGAGGTGGCCACGGGGCTGCCGCTGCTGGTCAGCGAGCTGACACTGACCACGGCGATGCGCACCGCCGCCACGTCCGCCATGGTCGCGCGCCATCTCGCGCGCCCGGACAGCCGCGTGATGGCCCTGATTGGCAACGGCGCGCAAAGCGAGTTCCAGGCGCTGGCGTTTCACCACCTGCTGGGCATCACCGAGATCCGCGTTTTTGACGTGGACGCGCAGGCCAGCGCCAGGCTGCTGCGCAACCTGCGCGGCCAGGCGGACGCCGCCGGGCTGCTCATCACGGTGTGCCGCAGTGCCGCCGAGGCCGTGCGCGGCGCCGACATCGTGACCACCGCCACGGCCGACAAGGCCCACGCGGCGATCATCACCCCCGACCTGCTGGCGCCCGGCATGCACCTGAACGCCATCGGCGGCGACTGCCCGGGCAAGACCGAGATCCATCCCGATGTGCTGCGCGTCGCCAAGGTGTTTGTGGAGTTTGAACCGCAGACCCGCGTGGAGGGCGACCTGCAGCAGATGCCTGCCGACTTTGCGGTGACCGAGTTCTGGCGCGTGCTGACCGGGCAAGCGGCCGGGCGCGACCACGCAGGGCAGATCACGATGTTCGATTCCGTGGGCTTTGCGCTCGAGGACTTCTCCGCGCTGCGCTACCTGCACAAAGCGGCCCGGGCGCTGGGCCTGGGCACCGCGCTGCCCCTGATCCCCTTGCTCGACGACCCCAAGGACCTGTACCGGCTGGTGCGCCGGCCACGTACCATGAGCGTTTTGCAGGCGGCAGCCTCATGAACACTTCAGCCTCCACTCCCACCGTGCGCCTGATCGGCGCGCCTACCGACATCGGGGCCGGCACCCGCGGCGCCAGCATGGGCCCAGAGGCGCTGCGCGTGGCGGGCATTGCACAGGCCATTGCACGGTACGGCCCGTCCGTCGAAGACCTGGGCAACCTGGCGGGGCCGGCCAATCCCTGGCAAAGCCCGCAGGGCGGCTTTCGCCACCTGCCGGAAGTGGTCGCCTGGAACGCGCTGGTCCACGACGCCGTGCACCAGGCACTGCAGGACGGGCGGCTGCCGGTGCTGCTGGGCGGCGACCATTGCCTGGCCGTGGGCTCCATCAGCGCCGTGGCGCGCCATTGCCGGGCACAAGGCAAAAAGCTGCGGGTGATCTGGCTCGATGCCCATGCCGACTTCAACACCGCCACGCTCACGCCCAGCGGCAACCTGCACGGCATGCCCGTGGCCTGCCTGTGCGGCCACGGGCCGCCGGCGCTCACCTCGCTGGCCGGCCACAGCCCCGCGCTGCAGGCCCGCCAGTTGCGCCACGTCGGCATCCGCAGCGTGGACGCGGGCGAAAAGCGCCTCGTGCACGAGATGGGCATCGATGTGTTCGACATGCGCTACATCGACGAGATGGGCATGCGCCACGCCATGGAACTGGCGCTGGCGCTGGTTGACGCCAACACCCACCTGCATGTGAGCCTGGATGTGGATTTTCTGGACCCCGAGATCGCACCGGGGGTCGGCACCACGGTGGCCGGCGGACCCACCTACCGGGAAGCGCAGCTGTGCATGGAAATGATTGCCGACACGGGCCGCATGGCGTCGCTGGACATCGTGGAGCTCAACCCCGCCTTTGACGTGCGCAACAAGACAGCCGAGCTGGCCGTGGACCTGGTCGAGACCCTGTTCGGCAAGACCACGCTGATGCGGGCCCGCCCGACCTAAACGCTGCGCACGGCGGCCAGGCGCCGCATGAGCTGCTGCACGATGTCGGTCTGCATGTCGCGGTACAGCAGCGCTTCCTCGGCCTCCTTGGCCAGCACGGCGGATTCGCTGAAGCTGATGTCGCGTTGTTGCAGGATCTCGGTCGGTGCGATCAGTTCCTTGCCGTCGCGCCCGCGCAGCTTGAAGCGAAAGCGCAGCCGCAGCTGGAATTCACGCACTTCCCCCGAGGCGTTGAGGCCCACCACCACCTTCTCGCGCTGTTCCTGCAGCACGTCCAGCAGCACCTCGGCGCTGTGGAGCTGCGCCGCGGGGACCACCTTCACCTTGCCGCCCGAGGCCATGCTGCGCCGCAGCTCGTTGCCCAGCGTCGAGCTCTCGGCCGCGCCGATGTAGATCGAGTCGAAAGCAAAGTCCGGCGCCTGGCGCAGCTGGAAGCCGCAGGCCGCCAGCGCCGCGGGGGCCACCAGGGTCAGGAGCAGGCGCCGCCGCATGCCTAGACCACCACGTTGACGAGACGACCGGGCACCACGATCACCTTCTTGGCGCGCGCGCCATCGGCCTGCTTGAGGAAGGCCTCGCTGGCCAGCGCAATCTGCTCGATCCGGGCCTTGTCGGCCTGGGCCGGGACCAGGATGGACCCGCGCAGCTTGCCATTGACCTGCAGCATCAGCTCGACCTCGTCCTGCACCAGCGCGGCCTCATCGACCTTCGGCCAGGGCGCGTCGAGCAGGTCGCCGTGCTGCGCCGCATAGCCCAGGGTGCGCCACAGCTCGTGCGCAAGGTGCGGCGTGGCCGGGTAGAGCACGCGCAGCAGGATGCCAAAGCCCTCGTGCACGGCCGCCGCGTCGCCCGCCGCCGTGCCGCCCTTGAACGCCTCCAGCGCATTGAGCAGCTTCATCGCGCCCGACACCACGGTGTTGTACTGCATGCGCTGGTAGTCATAGTCCACCTGGCGCAGCAGCGTGTGGATTTCAAAGCGCAAAGCCTGCGCTTCCTTGCCAAATGAGGCTGGAGTCCTTGCCTGGCGGCTACTTTCAGCTATGTTTTCCGTAGCAACGCGGACGCCGAAATTCCAGACCCGGCGCAGGAAGCGGTAGCTGCCTTCGAGCGCCGCGTCGTTCCACTCCAGCGTGGCCTCGGGCGGCGCCGTGAACATGGTGTACAGCCGCGCGGTGTCGGCGCCGTATTTCTCGATCAGCTCCTGCGGATCGACCCCGTTGTTCTTGGACTTGGACATGGTGGTCCAGCCTTCGTAGTGCACCGGCTGGCCGTCGGCGCGGGCCGTGGCGGAAATCACCTTGGCGTGCTCGTCGCGCACGATGTCAAGGTCGTGGGCCCAGTAATACTGCTTGCCGGCCTTCTCGCCCATGCGCACAAAGGCCTCATTGAGCACCATGCCCTGGGTGAGCAACCTGGTGAACGGCTCGTCGACCTTGACCAGCCCCAGGTCGCGCATCACCTTGGTCCAGAAGCGCGCGTACAGCAGGTGCAGGATGGCGTGCTCGATGCCGCCGATGTACTGGTCCATCGGCATCCAGTAATCGGCGCCACCGGCGACCATGGCCTGGTCATTGGCCGGATCGCAATAGCGCATGAAGTACCAGGACGAATCGACAAAGGTGTCCATGGTGTCCGTCTCGCGCCGCGCGGGCTTGCCGCACACCGGGCACTGGCAGGCCAGGAAATCCTCGCGCTTGTTCAGCGGGTTGCCCGAGCCGTCGGGCACGCAGTCCTGCGGCAGCACCACGGGCAGGTCCTTCTCGGGCACCGGCACCGCGCCATGTTCGTCGCAATGGATGATGGGAATGGGCGTGCCCCAGTAGCGCTGGCGGCTCACGCCCCAGTCGCGCAGGCGCCAGGTGGTCTTCTTCTCGCCCAGGCCCTTTTGCTGCAGGGCATGGGCCACGGCGTTCACCGCTTCCTGGTAGCCAAAGCCGCTGTAGATGTCGGAGTTGATGGTGACGCCGCGCTGCTTGTCGCCATACCAGTCCTGCCAGCGGTCGTAGTCGTAATGCTCGCCGTCCACATGCACCACCTGCATGATGGACAGGTCGTATTTTTTGGCAAAGGCAAAGTCGCGCTCGTCGTGCGCGGGCACGCCCATGACGGCACCGTCGCCATAGCTCATGAGCACGTAGTTGCCGACCCACAGGTCCACGGGCTCGCCGGTGAGCGGGTGCGTGACCTGCAGGCCGGTGGGCATGCCCTCTTTTTCGCGCAACGCCAGCTCGGCCTCGGTAGTGCCGCCCTTCCTGCAGTCCTCGATGAAGGCCGCAAGCTGCGGGTTGCCGGCCGCGGCATGCGTGGCCAGCGGATGCTCGGGCGCCACGGCGCAGAAGGTCACGCCCATGATGGTGTCGGCCCGCGTGGTGAAGACGTACATCCGCCCGTCGCCAATCAGCGCGCCCGATGCATCCTTGATGCCGTGGGTGAACGCGAAGCGCACGCCCTCGCTCTTGCCGATCCAGTTTTCCTGCATCAGCTTGACGCGCTCGGGCCAGCCGGGCAGCTTGTTGCTGACGCTGTCGAGCAGTTCCCCGGCGTAGTCGGTGATCTTGAGGTAGTAGCCGGGAATTTCGCGCTTCTCGACCTCGGCGCCGGTGCGCCAGCCCTTGCCGTCGATCACCTGTTCATTGGCCAGCACGGTCTGGTCCACCGGGTCCCAGTTGACCAGCTGGGTCTTGCGGTAGGCGATGCCCTTTTCCAGCATCTTGAGGAACAGCCACTGGTTCCACTTGTAGTAGCCCGGGTCACAGGTGGCCACCTCGCGCGACCAGTCGATGGCCAGCCCCATCGCCTGCATCTGCTTTTTCATGTAGGCGATGTTGTCGTAGGTCCACTTCGCGGGCGGCACCCCGTTCTTGATGGCGGCGTTCTCGGCCGGCAGGCCAAAGGCGTCCCAGCCCATGGGCATGAGCACGTTGTAGCCGCTCATGCGCAGGTAGCGCGTGAGCATGTCGTTGATGGTGTAGTTGCGCACATGGCCCATGTGCAGCTTGCCGCTGGGGTAGGGCAGCATGGAGCAGGCGTAGAACTTCTTCTTCGGCTGGCCGGCGGCATCCAGCGCGTGCTCGGTCACGCGATAGACATCGCGCGCGTTCCAGTCGGCGTGCGCGGCGCGCTCCACCTCGGTGTGGTTGTACTTCTCTTGCATGGATAGGGCTTGTCGCAAAGGGTTGGCGGCCCCGGGGGCCGCGCTGCACGGATTTTAGGCGCTGGTCCGGTTCAGCGCGCCGGGCCGCCCGCGGCGCCCGGCTCGGCCACAAAACCGATGCGGTTCAGGCCGGCCTTTTGCGCCACGCCCATGACTTCAACCACCTTGCCGTAAGGCACGCCCTCGTCGGCGCGCAGCTGGACCTCGGTGTCGGGGTTGCGGGCGGCCACCTCGCCCAGGCGGCGGGCCAGCTCGGCCAGGGTGGCGGGCTGGTCATTCAGGAACGCCCGGCCCGACTTGTCCACCACAAGGGTCACGAAACGCGGCGCCTCGCTGGCCGTGGCCGCGTCGCTGCGCGGCAGGTCCAGCCGGATCGAGCTGGCCAGCAGCGGCGCCGTGATGATGAAGATCACCACCAGCACCAGCATCACGTCGACCAGCGGCGTGACGTTGATCTCGCTCATGGGCTGGTGCCCGGGGGTCCGCTCAAGCCGCCCGAAAGCCATCTCAGTTTCCGGCTTCGCCAGCAACCATTGTGGAACCGGCTTCGCCGGGCAGCGGGTGGCGCCCCCCCGGGGGGGCCAGCAGCTCCCGCAGGTCGCGCGCGAAGCCCTCGAGGTCGGCCTCGATGCGGCCGATCAGCCGGCCATAGACGTTGTAGGCCAGCACCGCCGGGATGGCCACCGCGAGGCCCGCGGCGGTCATGATCAGCGCCTCGCCAACCGGCCCCGACACCTTGTCGATGGTGATCAGGCCGGCGCTCGCGATGCCGGTGAGCGCGTGGTAGATACCCCAGACCGTGCCCAGCAAGCCCACAAAGGGCGCCGTGGAGCCCACGGTGGCCAGCAGCACCTGGCCGAATTGCAGCTTGTCCAGCACGCGGTGCAGCGCATCGCGCAGCAGCCGCGTGAGTTGCTGCGGCCGGTCACCCGCGCCGGCCAGGGTGCCGCCGGTGTCCACGCGCGTGGCGTCGATCAGGGGCAGCACCAGCGCCTCGCGGTCGAAGGCCAGCACATTCTGGCGGGCCTGATCGAGCGCGGGCGACTGCCAGAACGCCGCGGTCGAACGGGCCACGTCCTGACCAGCCCGGCGCAGCAGCCAGGCTTTCCAGAGAATGACGACCCAGCTTGACACCGACATGGCCAGCAGCAGAAACGCCACGGCCCGGGTGATGGCGTCGCCTTGCGTCAGCAGGTCCAGCGCGTTCATGGAGCCAGGCTCAACGCAGGTTCAAAACGTCGAACATGTCGAACAGGCCGGTGCGGCGCCCCGAAAGGAAGCGCACCGCGCGCAGGCTGCCCTGGGCATAGTTGCTGCGGCTTGACGACTTGTGGGAGATTTCAATGCGCTCACCGGTGCCGGCGAACAGAACGGTGTGGTCGCCCACGATGTCGCCGCCACGGATGGCGGCAAAGCCGATGGACGAGGGGTCGCGCTCGCCCGTCACGCCCTCGCGCGCATAGACCGCGCAGTCCTTCAGGTCGCGGCCCAGGGCGCCGGCGATGACCTCGCCCATCTTGATCGCCGTGCCCGAGGGCGCATCGACCTTGTGGCGGTGATGGGCCTCGATAATTTCAATGTCGTAGCCCGTGGACAGGGCCCTGGCGGCCATCTCGAGCAGCTTGAGCGTGACGTTGACGCCCACGCTCATGTTGGGCGCGAACATCACCGCGATGTCCCGGGCCGCGTCGGAAATCCTGGCCTTCTGGTCGTCGCTGAACCCCGTGGTGCCAATCACGAGATTGACCCCCAGCTCGCGGCACAGGGCCAGGTGCGCCAGCGTGCCTTCGGGACGGGTGAAGTCGATCAGGACCTGGGCCTCCTGCAGCCCTGCCTTCAGGTCGGCCGTGATGGCCACGCCGCTGGTCTGGCCGAGAAAGGCGCAGGCATCCTTGCCGATGGCGGGGCTGGTGGGCAAATCGAGCGCCCCCGCGAGTTCGCAGTCATCCGAGGCGCGGATGGCCTCGATCAGCATCTGGCCCATGCGCCCCGATGCGCCGGCAACTGCCACTCTGTGCTTGTCCATGGCCGGGCCTCAGCGGGCGGGAGATTCGAGCGGCGGGTAGCTGGCGGGCAGCGGCGCGTTGGCGAAGGCGTCGGTGCCGGCCGCCGGCGCGGGGGACTTG encodes:
- a CDS encoding DNA polymerase III subunit delta, which codes for MQLAAAQLSQHLQRGLKSLYTLHGDEPLLIQEAADAIRAEARVQGFTERTVHTVAGAHFDWSEVLAAGGSLSLFADKQIVEIRIPSGKPGKEGSPALQQLAQAAQGNDSTLTLVILPRLDKMTKGGAWFGALDSFGVTLQVEPVERNALPQWIAQRLSRQDQRVAAGDEGQRTLQFFADRVEGNLLAAHQEIQKLALLYPAGELSWAQVESAVLNVARYDVFKLSEAVLGGQAARVLRMLDGLQAEGEAEVLVHYTLAEDIRALKRVKDSLAAGRPLPMALREQRIWGIRERLFERVLPRLTPVAIDNLLHSAHLVDGIVKGLKAPDWPTEGWQALQRLAMQLCRECTVQQGPSPRRS
- a CDS encoding Lrp/AsnC family transcriptional regulator, which produces MDETDHQLLSLLRRDARLSVAALAGKLGVSRGTVTNRIHRLENAGVIVGYTVRLRPDAQPQEIKAWMSVAVEGNQSRAVIASLLGEPGVATLHDTNGRWDLLAELRAENLQALSKVMERVRLIKGISSTETSIHLETYRVS
- a CDS encoding ornithine cyclodeaminase, encoding MNKHLSVLAASPLATPSATFSVAARREPARAPVFLDPAAVADIVAARGIAGCLEGMARLIEQDFLRWPDFDKSARLACHSEHGVIELMPIADATTYTFKYVNGHPRNTARGLSTVMAFGVLAEVATGLPLLVSELTLTTAMRTAATSAMVARHLARPDSRVMALIGNGAQSEFQALAFHHLLGITEIRVFDVDAQASARLLRNLRGQADAAGLLITVCRSAAEAVRGADIVTTATADKAHAAIITPDLLAPGMHLNAIGGDCPGKTEIHPDVLRVAKVFVEFEPQTRVEGDLQQMPADFAVTEFWRVLTGQAAGRDHAGQITMFDSVGFALEDFSALRYLHKAARALGLGTALPLIPLLDDPKDLYRLVRRPRTMSVLQAAAS
- the rocF gene encoding arginase; the protein is MNTSASTPTVRLIGAPTDIGAGTRGASMGPEALRVAGIAQAIARYGPSVEDLGNLAGPANPWQSPQGGFRHLPEVVAWNALVHDAVHQALQDGRLPVLLGGDHCLAVGSISAVARHCRAQGKKLRVIWLDAHADFNTATLTPSGNLHGMPVACLCGHGPPALTSLAGHSPALQARQLRHVGIRSVDAGEKRLVHEMGIDVFDMRYIDEMGMRHAMELALALVDANTHLHVSLDVDFLDPEIAPGVGTTVAGGPTYREAQLCMEMIADTGRMASLDIVELNPAFDVRNKTAELAVDLVETLFGKTTLMRARPT
- the leuS gene encoding leucine--tRNA ligase, producing MQEKYNHTEVERAAHADWNARDVYRVTEHALDAAGQPKKKFYACSMLPYPSGKLHMGHVRNYTINDMLTRYLRMSGYNVLMPMGWDAFGLPAENAAIKNGVPPAKWTYDNIAYMKKQMQAMGLAIDWSREVATCDPGYYKWNQWLFLKMLEKGIAYRKTQLVNWDPVDQTVLANEQVIDGKGWRTGAEVEKREIPGYYLKITDYAGELLDSVSNKLPGWPERVKLMQENWIGKSEGVRFAFTHGIKDASGALIGDGRMYVFTTRADTIMGVTFCAVAPEHPLATHAAAGNPQLAAFIEDCRKGGTTEAELALREKEGMPTGLQVTHPLTGEPVDLWVGNYVLMSYGDGAVMGVPAHDERDFAFAKKYDLSIMQVVHVDGEHYDYDRWQDWYGDKQRGVTINSDIYSGFGYQEAVNAVAHALQQKGLGEKKTTWRLRDWGVSRQRYWGTPIPIIHCDEHGAVPVPEKDLPVVLPQDCVPDGSGNPLNKREDFLACQCPVCGKPARRETDTMDTFVDSSWYFMRYCDPANDQAMVAGGADYWMPMDQYIGGIEHAILHLLYARFWTKVMRDLGLVKVDEPFTRLLTQGMVLNEAFVRMGEKAGKQYYWAHDLDIVRDEHAKVISATARADGQPVHYEGWTTMSKSKNNGVDPQELIEKYGADTARLYTMFTAPPEATLEWNDAALEGSYRFLRRVWNFGVRVATENIAESSRQARTPASFGKEAQALRFEIHTLLRQVDYDYQRMQYNTVVSGAMKLLNALEAFKGGTAAGDAAAVHEGFGILLRVLYPATPHLAHELWRTLGYAAQHGDLLDAPWPKVDEAALVQDEVELMLQVNGKLRGSILVPAQADKARIEQIALASEAFLKQADGARAKKVIVVPGRLVNVVV
- a CDS encoding biopolymer transporter ExbD, with product MAFGRLERTPGHQPMSEINVTPLVDVMLVLVVIFIITAPLLASSIRLDLPRSDAATASEAPRFVTLVVDKSGRAFLNDQPATLAELARRLGEVAARNPDTEVQLRADEGVPYGKVVEVMGVAQKAGLNRIGFVAEPGAAGGPAR
- a CDS encoding MotA/TolQ/ExbB proton channel family protein, which encodes MNALDLLTQGDAITRAVAFLLLAMSVSSWVVILWKAWLLRRAGQDVARSTAAFWQSPALDQARQNVLAFDREALVLPLIDATRVDTGGTLAGAGDRPQQLTRLLRDALHRVLDKLQFGQVLLATVGSTAPFVGLLGTVWGIYHALTGIASAGLITIDKVSGPVGEALIMTAAGLAVAIPAVLAYNVYGRLIGRIEADLEGFARDLRELLAPPGGRHPLPGEAGSTMVAGEAGN
- the dapB gene encoding 4-hydroxy-tetrahydrodipicolinate reductase, whose translation is MDKHRVAVAGASGRMGQMLIEAIRASDDCELAGALDLPTSPAIGKDACAFLGQTSGVAITADLKAGLQEAQVLIDFTRPEGTLAHLALCRELGVNLVIGTTGFSDDQKARISDAARDIAVMFAPNMSVGVNVTLKLLEMAARALSTGYDIEIIEAHHRHKVDAPSGTAIKMGEVIAGALGRDLKDCAVYAREGVTGERDPSSIGFAAIRGGDIVGDHTVLFAGTGERIEISHKSSSRSNYAQGSLRAVRFLSGRRTGLFDMFDVLNLR